The Macrobrachium nipponense isolate FS-2020 chromosome 24, ASM1510439v2, whole genome shotgun sequence genome segment TTCTATAGTCTTATTGCAGAATAGTTCCACTAGTCTGTATTCGCGCCCAACCATaagtgtagttatatatatatatatatatatatatatatatatatatatatatatatatatatatatatatatatatatatatagacttcaggagattCCATGATACAAAGGATAAAAGGCCAAAATTATCTCCAACAACCCGTATACAATAggatcttcttctttttttttttttcaaagatcacctgcagtccttcatgcgatccaatgtggtttataaattcacatgccctggatgtccgggctcttactttggatcgacgcggaggttactgcaggtcagatattgcagtcatttgggtttcagctttcgcactggccaaagactgaagcagccagaattttctaatataaaaaatcacgCCTGTGCTGCCCTGTCCGTACCTTTCCAGAACTACAGAGATGAGTCATTGGGATGCtttttagctaaagcccgtgctggcataaagccagcttaatcctcaaacaacaaaaaataagtcAGCCTCACTTTCTCCCAACACACCAGTTTGAGTAAGGTCACACCTGCTAAGCCAGCCCCCTGGCCGCCATGAATGAACTCACGTGACTGTGGATCACCACGAGAGAAGCCTTGCCTATTAGCACTTTGAAGAAGTAGACTTCCGTCACCTACATTTTTACGAAGATATATATTTCAGGAGAAAAATACGTGCGAACGAGTGGTGGCAATCTTCTTATATTTCATATTCTGTCCTTTTATCAGTGCTTGTGCAATCCTCCATAGTGACTCTTCCATCCCCACAGCTGTGCTCCCTTAGAAGATATCTTGGTTTGAAAGCTGTGGTCTCCTAGGAAGTGATTGTGTTCAATTTCCTCCCCTTTTCAGTACAGTCACGTTTGAGCCAAAATTCAGTCTTTCTTTGCCCTCTAAGGAATCTTACAATTTATGTAAAGCTCTTACCTGGCTCCCACCACCCTGTCGCACGTGCATTTATACGTTGTATATGTTGCAAGTGTACTTCATATGATTTTTTCCTATAACTTGTGCTTCGCCCTCAGCaacccctgttttttttttttttttttttttctgtttaagctGACTGGCTTCCACGTTCGTCGTAGGCAGAAAAACTAGGCATGTTACGGGAGCCATCAGACTTaaatcagaataatatatattatatatatatatataatatatatatatatataaatatataatatatacatatatatgtatgtatgtatgtatataaatatgtgtttgtgtgatttttaccagatatacttatatgtaattgcaatagtcacaatgccctcttaacttctcgaattcttcgcgcttgttttggatattcttgaccctacAGAGCCTTAAGATCCTAGTgtaagatatatgaagaaattatgatgttcggtagcgggaaacgatcccgttataccataatcacgacgaagaatttcagaagttaagaggtattgtggttattacaattaaacacacacatacatacatatatatatatatatacataaaataatatataatatatatatatatactatatatatatatatatatgtatgtatatatatatatatatatatatatatctatatatatgatggaaatatatatatatatattatatatatatatatatatatatatatagtacatatatatatatatatatatatatatataaatatatatatatatatatatatataccatatatatatatatacatatatacatatatatatatatatatatatatatatatatatatatattcaggagagaagtgaaaaaaaggattatatttgtatattcattaaGGTATTTTAAAGACTGAGAATATCTAAGGGGCAAAGTTTGAGAGATCTTCCCTCTCTATCGGTCTTTCTCTgaatctgtatattatatatatatatatatatatatatatatatatatatatatatatatatatatatgtgtgtgtgtgtgtgtgtactatatctatctacattgtgtgtgtgtgtgtgtgcgcgcgcgcgcgtacctAGGACACGCTGTTAGCACGGAATATTCGTATGCAATGCATCCCAAGACAAAGGCCAGTGACATCCGTTAATGCGAGCACCACAATGACGCATGGACGAATCCCAAAGAACTTCCTCTCTCGAACACATCGCTTCTTTCAAGTCGCACAAAGTGTCCTGAATCGACAACACCGTCTTTATCAACAGCACAAAAACACCGATAAACAAactcaatctaaaaaaaaaaaaaatggaataaaattagaTTCGTTGTCTTACAATAAAATAGTAGTACCCGGTAACTCCGTTGCGTAAGCTTCTTCAATTTTTTGAGattacgaaatattttgtatatttgtaatcTTTAAAGACTCTTTATCTGGTTTGATTTCGGTTCTCTTAAGAATATAATTGCGAGTATTGTAttctgatgtgtgtatatatatatatatatatatatatatatatatatatatatatatatatatatatatatgtattgtatttcagGCACAAAAACACGAGACTTTGACATCTGCGGAATGTGTTATGCAACAGCGTCTGCCAATGATAACAACATTACACTTCATCGTCCCCGTAGGCAATTTTTCCTTTCTGGTATTTTCTTATCCGAAAATGATGACTTaagaacttattaaaaaaaattgtcattcaaATAAGTGTCTTCTTTAACCAAAAACCGAAATGATAGAACAAATATAATATTGCATGAAGATCAAGACgaaatatttccaaaaatatttgctACGCATTGCATAAATATTGAAAGCCAGCTGCATCCAgccaaattaaaatgaaaaccgtCTTAAAGAACACCAATTGAACTTAATACTAAATTTAgaccacaggccaagcactgggacctatgagctcattcagcgttgaaaataatgttgaaacaattgtaaagagagggtgggaagttggaagaaagagaatatgaacggaggcatagTGAAAGGACTGAAAGGGGTGGCAAGCTGCAAGGGGCCGAATGCACGTtgtaaagagccttaagtaacgcctactgTACACCAAGTATTGTGAAGTGACTGCGCAACTCTCACTCGCCCAGCCTCCCACACCCCACACCCCAcccggccccctccccctccacgaGGTTAAACAACATTTCCCACAAATTGAAAGCCATCTCATCTTTACAGCTGCATCCAGGCAACCAAGACTGATGTATACTTATCACTGATATTACCACACGAGAGGAAAATCTCCAACCAAAGCACAGAGGAGGAGGCAAGTGGGAGTCAGAATCCCCACATCTAAGGATTTCTCTAAAAAGCGAAGGATTGTGGAGGACTGTTGTTTCTATTTTTGTTCACACGCTTATGAAGAGTGCATTATAACATAATCGAGATGACCTGTAATATGAGATTAGGGCTGCTTTGCAACTTCAGACTTATGAGCATATCAACCAAAACGAGGCAATGATGACTGTTGTGCAGATTATACACAACGATGCATGAATGCAcactaaacattatatatatatatatatatatatatatatatatatgtgtgtgtgtgtgtgtgtgtgtgtgtgtgtgtgtgtgtgtgtgtgtgtgtataatagccAGAATACCCTctaaacttctcaaattcttcgtgcttttttggatacgcttgtcactgcataGTCTTGAAATCCAAGTCACCATAATCaagacgtgtgtgtatatatatatatatatatatatatatatatatatatatatatatatatatatgtgtgtgtgtgtgtgtgtgtgtgtgtgtgtgtgtacatatctaTGTGTAAGTGTgggtgaatatacatacatatatatgtctatatgcatGCATGTCTACGATTTTGTTCCGTTAGGCGCATTTATCTAAATTCTCATCCATAAAGATAGAaagagtataataaaaaaaaataaaaaggagaatttAGAATGTTCGCAACACGTTCACCCAAGTCCCGCCTTCTGAGTAATCTGTATCACGTGGCATTTACCAAGAACTAAATGACCTTTCAAACCTTAGCGCGTTTGCTTATTTGTGGCGTCAGGGGCAGCGAAGGATTTGCAATGTCATGTTAATGACGTTcccttatatataatttatttcattactgTTATTTCATTCGGGTTTAAGGTGTCAATTGAGAAAGTGGTTAACATGTTGAATAAAAGCAATGATTGCAAGCCATTCTGATTTATGATCCTCTAACTGAAAATAAAGGTGAGAAggatgataataaatataattattattattataaaggcaaAACGTAAAACTACCCTCGGTCTACGTCACCGTTTTCGGGCGAGAGTCAGGATGCTATAGTCTGACTCAGACTTACAACTTTCGAAATCTGATTTGCTTTTGTAGTTGCAATATCTCCTTCCCatgtttttacctttttaaatGTTTCCTATCTCTCGTTGTTAACAGTGAACCtccattttagtaatattctacTTAACCACATTTAGTAATGTTCCCTCTCCGATTTTTAGTAATGCGACTAGAGCAATCCATCTCTCACCTACATTTTAGGAATGTCCATCTTTTGGTATTAGTAATGTTATCTTTTAACCAGTTTTCTCAGTATCCTCCTTCCCCTATTTTCACCTGTTAACGGCATCATCAGCCAATTACTCCTTTCAATTGTAGCGCTTCTCTTCAAATAGTGGTACACCTACTATCAAACCGCTCACCCAGTAATTTGGGTACTTGAAAACCATAACTTCACTATTTACTTACAACGCAAACATACTGTATAATCTGAATACTATCCCTtgatagtaaataaaataaatagaaaagctTAGCACGAAAGGAATTAGCTTATCGGAACATCGGTGGTGAAGCTGCTGGCACTACGAAATCCCATTCCCAATGACACATGCTCatatgtatgctctctctctctctctccctagcacGCCACTCCCCGGCACCCTCCCCCCTCAACGAAGATAAGACTTCCTTTCGCAATACCAACACAATATTTCGTTTCCTTTGTCACAGCTACCGAGCGAATTTGTTTCTCTCTCGTTGTGCTGCTGCCACGACCGTTGACGGTTCAAAACGAATCAGTCGCGAACagcattctatctctctctctctcttggcgccCGAGATTTCCTACCAGTCTGGTTTTCGTTTTTAAGTAATCTCTCTGTCTTTAACTATATATCTTGTTAATAATTCTATCTTCCAGACATGAttactactatactctgtttttttttgtttttttccatctgtccattcgcctgtggtggtcgcgcatggtaacgctgcgtcccgggcttttaaatagttacgctgtgtaagttttaggtaaataaaaggatatctgggtgtacatttgcaactgaaaagtgttttaataatttactgtatgggaattacaccgttaatattcgaaataggatattatttaaagcccgagatgtagtgttaccatgcgcaaacaccacaggcggatggacagatggaaaaaaacggagtacAGGACGTCATCCGAAACGTCTTGCAAGCTATGACGTCATACTATGATAATTCAACGGAATGACGTCACACTGACAAATCACAGATTGTCTTGATAGCATGCCACTTCCGAAAAGAAAGGATGGAAACAATGATACCACGTAAATATAGTAAATGCGATTAAAAACATCAACAATTGTAATTAAATTTGTTGGAACTTGGTTCATTCTGATGTTGAAACAtgaggaaataattaaaaaactcaTTTCTATTTGGAAATATTATGCCTAAAATGTGGTtaagaacaaagaaataaataagattatttatttcaaagaataCAAAGCTATCCAAATATTTGGTTCTttcataaagattttaaaaataaaaataatgagtacTTTTATGAACGAAACATCCACAGGTATTCATTTATCGTAAGAACAAAATATGTTTCGGGTGTTTTCCTAAAAGAACTCTTAACACTATTAATTCTTTGGCATGGCAATAAATACTGAATATCCACTGATCAGGTAGAGGACAAATTAAACTACTATAATACTTAAGTTACCGTTAATGCAAGAGATAAATTGCGTCGTTCTCTAGAAATCTATTCAAAAATCACAAATAATAAACATGGTATCATCATAAAAGGTAAGAAGTTCTACAAAAAATCCCACATCTCTGAAGTAttctttatttaaaacaaaaagcaCAGAGCCAATTAGACATCTAAGCTACCTGTTCAACATTTTGCATCACTATACATTTTTCAAATCGACTATTCACAAATATCCATAAGTTCtcttgtataaaaatgaaaagaactgaAAACTGTGTGTGCTCTTATTCATCTTTAGAGAATGTCATTCACCGATTCAACTGAAAATCCAGTCACCAAATGGATATGGTAGTTAGTCATCTAGTAACAAAGAGGTCATCATCACTTCTAGGTCATCATTCCTTACCTCACGACTAACATATTAAATCCGGCATGGAAAGGACACTGGTCGTAATATAGAGAAGAGGTCCCTTCACTTCCTATGAAACTATAaacctttttctttccctttctccttTGTTCTTTCaccttattttctttcccttctcttttAGGCTTCCTGGGATCCGTGAGGACGTGTTTCAAGTGGCACaaaaccttttactaaaatgatACTTTCTCAAGTTCATGCAGCAACTATCATGCGTTGCAGCACAACTTTGGAGAACGTTCACTTGGTAATTGatcattttctttcaaaaataactgtggtatcttttttttttctttacttattactaTGATAGAAAAAACACAAGTCATTTAGCATCTTCGGTAATGCAGTCGAGACATATCGTGGTCTTCTCTACAATGGCAGTGATTACACTCAAACTTTGCTTTCGCACACAAAATAACTGGAGTAACACTGAAAATCATTTATCAACTATCTATACACACAAGCAAAATCTATTGCTAAGACCTAAAAAACAATCTCACTTCATTGCTACATAAGTATTCTCCCTCGCCTGGGGAGGCAAAGACTCTACTTCTTCGTAGATCACATTCTCTCGCGTGCAAGCAATTGCGGGCACGTGAATGAACACGCTGGAGTCAGCATTGCCGTTCGAGGTGCGATCCAGATCATCGAACTGCTTGGAAGAGTGCCTGCGCTCGGCACAGGCTGTGTAAGAGGCGAAAGAAGAGGAAGTCAAGCCGGAGTCTTGTCGAACGAGGTCTGGGTGGTGCGGTCCGACGTACCCATTGGCGACCTCCTCGTCTGTCACGCCAGATCTGCAGCGCCTTTCCCGCGCCACAAGTTCGGAGAAGGAAAGAGACGACAGTAATTCATTCGGCCTCTTCCGCCTTCTGCTGCATCTGACAGCACAGGCGACCACCATGCCGCACACCATGCCTACGACTAGCATCACCGGCACCCAGTACCAATCCAGACTGATGAAGCTCTTGGAATCTTGGTTGTTAGATGAAGCGTTTTGGTGCAGACTTATTTGCACCCGAGTTTTCTGAGTGGGTAAGACGTGAAGAGGATAGACCGGCCACTTTGCATTGGTAATGGTTAGATCCAGATGGTCTAACGTCTCCCCTCTAAGCGTGAAATTATTAAGAGTAATGCTCGCAGACCCGCGAAGGACTAAGCAAAAATCGGGACCGCCTCCAATTTTGACGTTATTCAAGGTGGCCCTTCCCCCTGCCTCGATGGATATACCCCCTGCACCAATCTCGTCAATGGTGACACTATTCATGATCAAGTGGCTACCGTTAACTATGATTTTTCCTGTTTTCAATGATCCAATGCTCACGCCTGTCATCTCGTGAGGAGAGGGGTCGACTTTTGAAGGATCTTTCGTAAACTGATTAAGAACTATGCCAGGTGACCCCACAACTTGCATGGAAGCTCGTTGGACCTGCAGGCTGCGACCCACCTTCATTTCGGTGACCTCTGCCATTTGAGTCTCTTGGATGACCAGACTGTCGACTGAGCCGGAAAACTTCTTGACCTCGCACTGCTGTTTGATCAGAAGGCTTTGAAACAGTCCGTCGACGCTCTCCACTTCACTCGACTGAAGAAACACCATACTGAAACCCCCTTGCAGGAGTCGAACCTTCGACTGATGAACAGAAACATTTCTGTCGCAAAGCTGACCGTTGTCTCCAACCCTTCCGGAGGGCTGATGAGCTGTTGTAGCAGGTGCCCCGTCGGAAGGAAATAATATTGGCGTCTCGTGGTTAACAGTCTCTAAGTTCAGACTGCTTTTTCTACCGGGGTGAGCGCTGGTGGGCGGCGCCCTGGTAACGAACGTGTTGACGTCCTCTTTCGGGTTCGATCCCAAGAGAGTGACGTTAGAGGAAGTCCACATTACGATGTTCGTGTTACAGAGAGAGACCCCTCTGAAGGTTTTGGCAGACTGCACCTTCACTTCCTTGATTCCAGCGTCTATATCCTCCAGAATCACTGgctggaaataaacaaataaacacatgACTCAGTAttccataaaaatgtaaaatacacagtgttatttatttaacattaccatgtacctaaaaaagacataattaaaaaataGTCCTATATGCAACCAGACTACTTCATTTACAATGATAATTGTTCTATTTACGCTTCATCCACACAAGATTAAAACAACATTAATCTATTAATCCGAATGTGCATTTCTTTCTAAGTATAATGAAAGGAACTTATTTAACTATCATATTCAAATGCTGAGGTCCTGGGATATTAAACAGCAACGAAACGACTATTGtattgattgtatgaaattagtGAAGGGataaaaataaagagacaaaGTGTCTTTTCACTAATATTGCAACAAAAAACCTATTATCCTTTTCTTTCCataattgattttctttatgtatcTCCTGTTAtcctctgtaacttctttcaaatgagcaccatatccttgggaagcttgaatttcaaaataataataataataataataataataataataataataataataataataataataataataataataataataaaaggaatgcacATCATCAGATGCCCGTCACCAATAACAGGAAAGcatgcatatattaaaatattcatcTTCTACTCCACGTATGCCTtttcacacattcatacatacaaagcaaaataaaagtatttaggAAGTAGTCTGAAATACAATATTAAGAGAAGAATGTATTCTGGGTACAGGGAACAGCACGAATTCTTCTCATTCTTtctatatttgattttttctttccaaaattcTGCAAATACTCGGAGCTTAATTCGGAGTTTACTCTTTCCACTGACTTCTTATACATCGGGGACACTTTTAATCTATATGTAAATTTTCGGTTGTGTCTCTCTCCCGACGCTAACCCTTTTTCTTCATTTACCATTTTTCAACACTTCTCACTGAGAGCAGATTTGTCAAATGTTTCACGTTTATTAACCAAAATCTATTTAAGATGACTGTGACGTTAAGTTAAATAAGACTTTTCTTGACTAGATCTGTATATGGAAAATGAATGATAATATTTAAAATCTGACTTCTCTTAAAATAAATCTGGCCGTGGataattaatgaaagaaaaagtagttTAAGCTACAGTCACCAAACGATTAATAGTTATATTTCTCAGGCATTCGTGAAAAtctaatatgaaaaaaaggaaaaaaagaaccaTAGTAAattaacatcaaccgtgcatttgatgtctaggccagtccctcacgacgctcctgattggctgttgataacccaatcacaggactgcaaactctcagtctctctcgagagttcacataggcaggatgtatgttccacctctcccgagggctacatctttcaaaagcatccctcaggagaggtggaacatagatcctacccatgtaaagtctcgagagagactgagtttccaagCCTgtgaatcaggagcgtcgtaagggagtggcctagacatcaaatgcacggttgatgtgaaaatACTATAGTAATGAATACTAAGACAATACTCAGGAAACTAAAACTGGAAATATTAACTTGGATAACTAGTTGGAAAGCGCAACTCGACTAGATATTATGACCTATGTTTATATATTACGATAAAATGAGTCACTCATGTAGCATCATCTTTAGTTAACTCTGGAATCAatgtaacataaataaatatttatatatatatatatatatatatatatatatatatatatatatatatatatatatatatagagagagaggtaagagagagagagcagacgagagagagagagagagagagagagagagagagagagagagagaaccatatcCATATCTTTTTTTAGGATATATAATGGAGAACGAAAACTTGGCACTCACATTCTTTCTTGGTTtggtgaaatttctctctctctctctctctctctctctctctctctctctctctctctctctctctctctctccctctctccaggTTATACAAAACTCTTAAACAACcggtttttctctttctctcaagtacaaAATCCCTCATACATaatccccccaccctctctctctctcttatacaaacTCATATAAATATTTCTCATTTCCTTTCAAATACAAAATCTCTCATACAtaattctctctgtctgtctgtctgtctctctctctctctctatcacacacgcacacacactcacgtaAGGACACGCAAAACCTCAAATGAGAGATAacaacagatgaaaaaaaaatgcaagtgaTCTCAAATTCAGTCATACCTGATCTGTATTCTTGAAATTGCAGTCCAGCCTGCTCTGCGCCCTTTTGCAGAAGTCGTTGGCTTTCCCCAGACGAATGGGAGAAAGAGCAGAGTCCACAGAGCTAGGGAAACCAATACCCAAGAGCAGGAAGGTCCACCACACTCCGACCCACTTTATCTGCTTGACGATCATCGTCACCGTCATTGTCATCGTCGTGGAAACACTCGCTTTAGACGTCTTCTTAGGAATTCCTTTGTCGGTTTTGATGTTATCGTCCACCAACGTCCTCTGACTGGCTCGAGATTTCTAGGAACAGCTACTCAGGTGTGTACAAATTTTAACGTTACAGTATCCAGTATTCTTATGTGCTTTACTTCACATTCGTATTATGGCttccgctgttttttttttttgtcatctcaGTACTCACTGATTCGCTtagtttctttccttttctttttttttaacggcGAGAGGCAAAATGTTTGATGTCTATACTTTCCATAAATGAAACACATTAGAAATTACTCCATTTCACCAGCAAACTTCATTGGAACATCACTGgcgcagtattttttttattattattattatttagcgtTTTGAATATTAATTACACACGGTCAAGTTAGAATCAATACACGCCTTCtattacatttatatgaaaattatcctctcaaagaaaaaatattaccttTTAAGAATCACATGGCATTCAGTCAGCAAAAAGGCAAGAATAATAATGCAGTTCAACACACGGAAACGTTATCAAGACTGCCCAGAAATACTTGTTTTTATGCAAAGATCACAAAGTTCAAAAGTCTACCCTGAATCTTTTCTTCACTCGAATGGTTCTTTCAGTCAGAGAACAAAGATCAGTTGTTCA includes the following:
- the LOC135205516 gene encoding uncharacterized protein LOC135205516, whose product is MTMTVTMIVKQIKWVGVWWTFLLLGIGFPSSVDSALSPIRLGKANDFCKRAQSRLDCNFKNTDQPVILEDIDAGIKEVKVQSAKTFRGVSLCNTNIVMWTSSNVTLLGSNPKEDVNTFVTRAPPTSAHPGRKSSLNLETVNHETPILFPSDGAPATTAHQPSGRVGDNGQLCDRNVSVHQSKVRLLQGGFSMVFLQSSEVESVDGLFQSLLIKQQCEVKKFSGSVDSLVIQETQMAEVTEMKVGRSLQVQRASMQVVGSPGIVLNQFTKDPSKVDPSPHEMTGVSIGSLKTGKIIVNGSHLIMNSVTIDEIGAGGISIEAGGRATLNNVKIGGGPDFCLVLRGSASITLNNFTLRGETLDHLDLTITNAKWPVYPLHVLPTQKTRVQISLHQNASSNNQDSKSFISLDWYWVPVMLVVGMVCGMVVACAVRCSRRRKRPNELLSSLSFSELVARERRCRSGVTDEEVANGYVGPHHPDLVRQDSGLTSSSFASYTACAERRHSSKQFDDLDRTSNGNADSSVFIHVPAIACTRENVIYEEVESLPPQARENTYVAMK